A genomic segment from Amphiprion ocellaris isolate individual 3 ecotype Okinawa chromosome 17, ASM2253959v1, whole genome shotgun sequence encodes:
- the LOC111579150 gene encoding angiopoietin-related protein 2-like, with protein sequence MILTVAVLRGLLLLCGPESTLQGDTQEFGNSDDILETEFVYAPKQQKRAVVDYSASQTGKCSYTFIVPQQKNKGAICVNSKEPEALLENRVNIQELELLNNELQRQQLQIKALQQLVEVDGGVINEVKLLRKESHNMNSRVTQLYMQLLHEIIRKRDNALEVSRLETHVLNHTNEMGRLASRYRDLEHKYQHLSALASNQTALLVQLEEHCKQGGYLYRVTQKHRRPIQPHSPAIPPPPIPALSPGGYRPYHPPSFTRHTNNPMTNDIQSDQNAKALPPPLSTVPSATYSLTNEPSGPFKDCLEALDSGYTTSGMYLLKPDSGNRLMQVWCDQTQDFGGWTVIQRRQDGSVNFFRNWETYKQGFGNIDGEYWLGLENIYWLTNQGTYKLVVTLEDWTGRKTFAEYTSFRLESEADSYRLRIGRYHGNAGDSLTWHNGKQFTTLDRDHDVYTGNCAHYQKGGWWYNACAHSNLNGVWYRGGHYRSRYQDGVYWAEFRGGAYSLKKVSMMIRPSANTFH encoded by the exons ATGATTCTCACTGTGGCGGTTTTGCGTGGTCTCCTGTTGCTCTGTGGACCAGAGTCAACTCTCCAGGGAGACACTCAGGAATTTGGGAACAGTGATGACATACTTGAGACAGAGTTTGTCTACgcaccaaaacagcaaaaacgtgCCGTTGTTGACTACAGCGCCTCTCAAACAGGCAAATGTTCTTACACCTTTATTGTCCCTCAGCAGAAAAACAAGGGAGCCATCTGTGTGAACTCCAAGGAACCTGAGGCCCTGCTGGAAAACCGGGTCAACATTCAGGAGCTGGAGCTCCTTAACAATGAACTGCAGAGACAGCAACTGCAGATTAAGGCGCTTCAGCAGCTGGTAGAAGTCGATGGAGGCGTGATAAACGAAGTTAAACTACTGCGCAAAGAGAGTCATAACATGAATTCCCGAGTTACACAGCTCTACATGCAGCTGCTGCATGAGATTATCCGTAAACGAGACAATGCTCTGGAGGTGTCACGGCTGGAGACCCACGTACTCAACCACACAAACGAGATGGGGAGGCTGGCTTCACGATATCGTGACCTAGAACATAAGTATCAGCATCTGTCAGCCCTTGCAAGCAACCAGACTGCTCTCCTGGTGCAGCTAGAGGAGCACTGTAAGCAGGGGGGATATTTGTATCGTGTGACGCAGAAGCACAGGCGTCCTATCCAGCCACACTCTCCTGCAATCCCCCCACCTCCTATACCTGCATTGTCTCCTGGAGGCTACAGACCCTACCATCCACCCAGCTTCACCCGTCACACCAACAATCCCATGACTAATGACATACAGAGTGACCAGAATGCCAAAGCATTACCACCTCCACTGTCCACAGTGCCATCTGCAACATACAGTTTGACAAATGAGCCTTCTG GGCCTTTCAAAGACTGTCTAGAGGCTCTGGACAGTGGATACACCACCAGCGGCATGTATCTCCTAAAACCAGACAGTGGCAACCGACTCATGCAGGTCTGGTGTGACCAGACACAGGACTTTGGTGGCTGGACTGTCATTCAGAGACGCCAGGATGGCTCTGTCAACTTTTTTAGGAACTGGGAGACATACAAG CAAGGGTTTGGAAACATTGATGGTGAATACTGGCTTGGCCTGGAGAACATCTATTGGCTGACCAACCAGGGTACCTACAAACTGGTAGTGACCCTTGAAGACTGGACCGGACGCAAGACCTTTGCAGAGTACACAAGCTTCCGTTTAGAGTCTGAGGCTGATTCCTACAGGCTACGGATAGGCCGATACCATGGCAATGCTGGAGACTCTCTGACCTGGCACAATGGCAAGCAGTTTACAACACTGGATAGAGACCATGATGTCTATACAG GAAACTGTGCCCATTACCAGAAGGGAGGATGGTGGTATAACGCTTGTGCTCATTCCAATTTGAATGGCGTGTGGTACCGTGGTGGACATTACCGCAGCCGCTATCAGGACGGGGTCTACTGGGCTGAGTTCAGAGGAGGAGCTTATTCCCTAAAGAAAGTGAGCATGATGATACGACCCAGTGCTAACACGTTCCATTAA